GCTGCCCGCGCGAGCAGTACGACGCCGCTCTGACCGACAGCCGCCCCAGTGTGGGCAAGCTGGCGACGGGAACGCTGGCGGTCGATACGCTGATCGTGCCGATTCCCACCTGGCACAACGGGCTCGGCGCCCTGCCGGGCGTTCAGGCCGTAATGAACGTCATATACGGCGCCGGGCGCTCACACGACCGCGAGGTGCTTCCAGACGCATTTATCACCACTGGCGCACACCGTACCCCCGGTATTCACGTCCCACAACGGTGAGCCTCGTCCGCCTGGGTCACGAAATGGCAGGACAAAGTGCTGAAGTGGGTGTGACGGCTCGGCCTCGAAGGCGGAGGCGCCAGACGGCGCAAGGACATCGTCATTCAGGAGCACGGTCATCTCCTGGCCAGTCCCCGAGCGCTTCGGGCGCGCTCCTGGGGGCGAGGGCAGTCCGGCCCGAACGCTGCCCTGGGAGATTGGTTCGGGCCGACCTGAAGTGACGGGTTTGGGTTGGAAGATGACAGGGCGTCTCCGGGACTCCAGGCACCTTCAGGACTGGGAAGGTGGTGCTGCCGTGCTCGCCCGGACCAGGAGTTCGGGCGTCAGCACATGGGCTGGACGGGAAGAAGTGGGCGACTCGATGGCTTCCAGCAGGGCCGCGAGGCTCAGCGATCCCAGCGCAGCGAAGTCCTGCCGCACGGTGCTGAGGGGTGGGTGGAAAAAGCGGCTCTCCGGAATGTCGTCGAAACCGACGATAGACACGTCATCTGGCACGGCCACACCACGTTCGTGCAGGGCCCACAGGGCCCCCAACGCCATTTGATCGTTGCCCACCAGCAGACCGGTAAAGGGGGTGCGGGCCGCAAGCAGTTCCTGCGTCAGGCCGAAGCCGCTCCCGGCGCTCCAATCACCTTCCAAAACGGCAGCAGGGGTCAGCCCAGCCTCGGACAGGGCCTCGCGCCAGCCTTCCAGGCGCAACCGGGCATCATGCCAGCGTGAGGGACCCGAGAGCAGGGCCACGCGCTGGTGCCCCAACGACACGAGGTGCTGCGCTGCGAGGCAGGCTCCCGCCTTCTGGTCGATGGTGACGCCCGGCACACCGCTGGATTCCGTCGTGTCCACCAGCACGAAGGGCACGCTGCCGCACAGGGAACGGATTCGCTCGGCGTCGGCTCCGCGCAGCGGCGTGATCAGCAGGATGCCGTCCACGTTCTGCCGGCGCAGTTCGAGCACGGCCCGCTCGATCTCGGTCTCGCTGAGTTCAGGGATGCTCGCCAGCGCTACGCCGTATCCCCGCCCCCGCGCCGCCTGCTCGATGTTGACGATCATTTGCGCCGGACCGTAGTACGTGAGGCCGAAGCCCACCACACCCAGGGTCCCTGAGCGTTGGGTCACCAGGCTGCGGGCCGCCAGGTTGGGCTGATACCGCAGCGCCTGAATGGCGTCCAGGACCTTTTGCCGCGTCGTGGCCGCCACGCTCGGATGCTCGTTCATGACGCGTGAAACGGTCTGATGGGACACACCGGCATGCCGGGCGACATCGTGAATCGTGACGCGTGAGGATGGGGCGGATGCGGACATCGGTTCTCCTGTGGTCGGAACATATTAGGAACGGCGGAAGGTCTTTCCAAGAGGGCTTGATTTGTCACAGGATATCTCGTGCCTTGCCCGACTTCGCTTCGCCGTCTACGGAGGATGTCGTCCGGAGCCCTCGCTTCCAAGCGGTGAAGGCACACGGCTTCCCAACGCGCTCCCGCAATTACTGGAGAAACAGGCCAGCGCCACACCCCGCAGCCGCTGAAGCCGCAGTACAGGCCCCAGGCCGGTCAGGTGTTGGGCACCACGGTGGACAGCAATGAAGGCCGCGGTGTTTTGCAGGGTGGTCTAGAGCACTCGAGAAGGTGTGCGCGGGCCAGCCGAAAACGTCTCGTAACGAAACGGCGTCTAGAGCGTGCCAACCCCTGGAGCAGAGCTGCCGGGTCTCGCCATTCACCTGCACGGACGAGGGCTTCGACTTTAGAGAACATGCCTTCAACCAGATTGAAATCGGGGCTGTAGGGAGGTGGGAACAGGACCATACAGCCGCAGGCTTGAATCTGCGACAGGCACGGACGCACAGCGATGTGCCGGGAGATTGCCCTGCACCACGGCCTGTGCTGGAGTCAGGGCTGGGCACAGAATATTTTGCGCGTACCGCCCGAAGCTCATGCCGTTTACCCTGCCCTCCAGAATCAGGGGAGCAAAGGGACCATTTGCCTGGAACGTGCATATTGGTCGTCCGTTGGGTCTGAAAGTGCTGGCGAAGAACACGGGGGATTCCCTCGCTTTCCGTACCGCGCTGACCCCAGAAACACGGGCGCCATCCATCAGGTTCCCGCCAGTCAACGGAGTACCACTATGAGCGTTTGGTTCCGTCCCCAGAAACTGGGGACGGAAGAGACGGCCCGCCGTGTCCGGTGCGCGCGACCATCTCCTCAGGTCATGGCTGCAAACGAAGCCCCTCTCGACAAGAAAGACCAGACGGGCTGGGGTCTGTAGGTAAGGCTTCTGGCCGTTCAGGAGCTGCTGACGCAGTTCCTCCTTGTGTTCGCACGAGACGCGCGTTTTTTTGGGGGTGATGCCCTGCTGGCGGAAGACTCGGTCCACCGTTCGGTCGCTGATCTTCAGCCCCATCGCGGGTTCCAACTTGCGGGCGTGTTCTTCGCGGGTGGCGTCCAAGTCCTCCTCGAGCAACTGGCGGAGGACCCGCTCATGCTCGCTCTGTACCCTTGGGCGACGCCCAGTTGGACGCCTGACGTGCATTAAGGTGCCTGCCCCGTGTTTCTTCAGGTACATCACGGCGGTTGGCACGTCAACGCTGAATGTTTAGAGCATTTGCCAACAAGGGAAATCTTTTTGACCGAGCAGAGCGAACTTGAATGCGCATTGGGAAGAACGGAGCTGTGAGGGTGCCCTTCCACTCCCGGCGGAATTCGGACAAATGCTCTAGGCCACCCGCTGATGGTCCTTCTCCTTCAGCGCCGACGCGGCAGTCCGTTCTCGAAAACCGACGCTGTATCCGTGTGCCCCCTACCCGCCTCTTCTTATTCTGTCAAATGCTCCAGAAGGTGGGTTCTCTCAGCCGCCGCACGTCGTTGCTCAGACCCACGTACTGGTCCTGGTCGGTCAGATCCGCAAGCTGCGCTCGGCTGAACGGACGGCTGACCCGTGGTGGTGAAGGAGGGCTTGGTTTCAGTCCCCGCGCTCCACTATCTCTGCGAAGAGCGCGACGAGTTCGGGGTCCAGGCAGCGTCCTGCCCGCCGCCACAGTTCGGCGAGGGCCGCCTCCCGCGTCCACGCCGGCTTGTAGGGCCGCTCGGAAATCAGGGCGTCGTAGACGTCGGTCACCGCCACGATCCGGACAGGCAGGGTTATGCCCGGCCCCTCCCAGGCGTCGTGATGGTGGCGGGCCACGCCGACCACCGCTGGGGGCAGCACCCCGTATCTGCCGAGCAGCGCGGCTCCGCCCCGGGCGTGTAGGTTCACCCAGCACCGTTCCTCCGGAGTCAGCGAAGTGGGCTTGTTCAAGATGGACAGGGGCACCAGCAGTTTGCCGATGTCGTGCAGCAGGGCGCTCCAATGCAGTTCCCGCTGTTGAATGGGGCCGAGATGCAGGGCCCGTCCCAGCGCGCCTGCCTTCCGGGCCACCCGGAAGCTGTGGCGCAGCGACGCCGCGCTGTAGGCGCCAAGCTGGCCGAGCAGCGCGCAGACGAGGGCTTCGGTCTGCCCGCACGCTGCGTCTGTTGAGGGTGAGGGAGTGGGCCAGGAGCGGTCTCCCGACGCCAGGCCCCGGCCGTCGCTGCCCAAGGGGGCGCTCCGTCGGTGAGGCGCAAGGGAAAGCGGGCGAGGCATGAACGGATCGTAAAGAAGCAAGGGTGATGGGGGCATGATGGGCGGGAACAGGCCTTGAAGGTGAGCGTGATAGGGTGACCCCAGACTTATGCTTATGGCACACCTCAAACAGGCCACGCGGGAGCGACACGCCGAGGTGGAGGCCCTGATGCCCGTGCTGGACCCTGCCCTGACGCAGGCCGCCTATATCCGTTTACTGCGCCAGTTGCTGGGGGTTGTCGCCCCGCTGGAAGCTCAGCTGCTGGAGTTGCCCATTCCCGCTGCCTTCGGGCTGGAGCATCGGCTGCGCGCGCCCCTGCTCGTTCGTGACCTGATTGCGCTGTCCGCGCCCACCCCGGTATGGCCCACAAGGGGTATGCCGGCTGCGCCCCGTCTATCCGGTCTGGGCCAGGGTCTGGGCACGCTGTACGTGCTGGAGGGCAGCACGCTGGGTGGTCAGGTCATCGGGCGGCACCTGCGCGTGGCCCTGGACATCACGGCGGAGTGGGGAGGAGCCTATTTCCACGCCCACGGTGAGGGCACTGGCGCAATGTGGCGGGCGTTTGGGGAGGCGCTGAACCTTTGGGAAGGCGACGCGGAGGAGGTGGTCGCAGGCGCGAACCTGACATTTGGGGCCTTTGCGGACGCGCTGCGCGGAGTTCCAGCGTGACGGGCGATGCCCGAATGGCCCGCCCCGAAGCAGCGGAACGGGAACTGCTCCCGCCCACCTACCTGGGCGGCCCCGCCATCACCACCGACAACTGCGAGCGCGAGCCCATCCACCTGCCCGGAAGCGTGCAGCCGCATGGAGCGCTGCTCACGGCCGACGCGAACACCCATCTCATCCTGCAGGTCAGCGCGGGGGCGGAGGGGCACCTGGGCCAGCCTCCAGCCGCCCTGCTGGGCCGTCCCCTCAGCGTCCTGCTGCCCGGGTCAGACCTCGCGCCGCTGCTGGCCGCGCTGCCGCCCGGCTCACCCGATCACCGCCAATACCGCGCGGTGCTGGCCCAGTCCGGTGGGAACGTGGCCCTGACCTGCCACCGTGCCGGGGACCTCCTCGTGCTGGAATTTGAGGCGAACGGACCACCCCAGCAGAGCGGCCCCCAGGCGCTGCGCAACGCCGTGTTCGCCCTGGAGAGCGCGCCCACCCTGGCCGAGTTGACGTGGGTGGCGGTGCAGGCGGTGCGGGAGCTCACCGGCTTTGACCGCGTGATGATCTACCGCTTCGCGCAGGACGCCAGCGGTGAGGTGCTCGCCGAAGCCCGCAGCGAACACCTGGGCTCTTTCCTGGGGCACCGTTTTCCGGAATCGGATATTCCCGCGCAGGCCCGCGCGCTGTACGTGCGCCACCTTCTGCGCCTGACTGCCGATACCGAGGCTGTGCCCGACGTCCTGGAACCCCGGCTCAACCCACAGACGGGGACGCCGACGCCGCTGGGGGGGGCCGTGCTGCGCGCCACCTCACCCATGCACCTGCAGTACCTGCGCAACATGGGTGTGCGCTCCAGCCTGTCGGTGTCCATCGTGGTGGACGGGCAGCTGTGGGGCCTGATCTCGTGTCATCACGGTGCGGCTCATGTGGTTGAGCCCGAGACGCGCACCGCCCTCGAATACCTGGGGCGGCTGCTCAGCCTGCAGGTGCAGGTCAAGGAACGCGCGGACACCGACGCCTTTCGCCGGGGCCTGCAGGCCCGCCGGGCACGGATCGTGGAGGCCGCTGCCCACTCGCTCGCTCCGTTGGAGACGTTCTCGGACAAAGGGCTGGACCTCGCGGGGCTGATGCGGGCAGGGGGCGTCGTCGCCTTTTTCGAGGGGGGCTGGCAGGCGCAGGGCCAGACGCCCCCTGCCCCCTGGATCGAGGCGCTGCTGGCCTGGCTGCGGACACGGGAAGGGACCCTCATTCATACGGACGCTCTCGCAGAGCAGTGGCCAGGGGCGGCGGAGTATATGGACACCGCCTCAGGTCTGTTGGCGATCAGCGTGAGCGGCGGCTGGTCCGAGGGTCTGGTATGGCTGCGGCCGGAGATTCGCGCCGAGGTGGCCTGGGGTGGTGCGACGCCCGAGCAGGCCAAAGGCCAGCTGGGTCCCCGGCGTTCCTTCGAGACTTATGTGGAGACGGTGCGTGGCCGTTCGGTGCCCTGGCACCCGGGCGAGATCGAGGAGGCTGGGGAACTCGGTCAGGCCCTCACGTCGGCGTTGGGCGCGCGGCTGAATGTGGTGCGCGATCTCAACCGGGCGCTGGAGCGCTCGAACGCCGAGTGGCGGCAGTACGCCTTCGTGATCGCGCACGACATGCAGGAACCTGTGCGGCTGATCTCTCAGTTTGCGGAGCTGTTTCACCTGCGCTTTGGTGGTCAGGTGGATGCGGGCGGCGAGCGCATGCTCCGCTTCATGCTCGACGAGACGACGCGGCTGCGTGCCCTCACCCGGGACCTGCACACCTACACGGCCCTGCTCTCGGCCCCGCCACCCGTGCGCCGCCCAGTGCCCCTGGCACGGTTGGTACAGGACGCGCTGCACACCCTCGCTGACCGGGTGGAGGAGACGGCGGCCGCGGTGGAGGTGAGCCCCGATCTGCCCGTTCTTCAGGCCGATGCTGGGGATCTGCGCGAATTGCTGCTTCAGCTGCTCGCCAACGCCCTGACCTTCAGCGGTGGGCGGTCGCCCCGGGTACAGCTCGGGGCCACGCGCGCGTCGGGGGCCTGGAAGATAACCGTACGTGACGAGGGCCCCGGGATCGCGCCCGAGTTTCAGGAAAAGGTCTTCGGGTTGTTTCAGCGCCTCGGCCGCCGGGAGGACTCGCCAGGCAGCGGGATCGGCCTGGCATTGGCCCGTCTGGCGGCGGAGCGGCATGGCGGTACCCTGACCGTCTCGTCGACGCCGGGGCGGGGCAGCGTTTTCACACTGCATCTGCCAGACCTCCGGGAGGCCTCCGGTGAGGCGTGAAGGTGTAAAGCTGCTCCTCGTAGAAGACAATCCCGCCGACGTCTTCCTGATGGAAACGGCGCTGGAACTCTCGGCCCTGCCGGTCACGTTGGAAGTGGCCCGCGACGGGGTGGAGGCCCTGGAGCAGCTCGAAGCGGGCAAGGCGGCCGAGCGCTTTCCGGACCTGATCCTGCTTGATCTGAATATGCCGCGCCTGGACGGGTTTGAGGTGCTCGCGGCGCTACGGGAGGACCCGGCCCTGCGCCACCTCGCCGTTGTCGTCTTCACCACCTCCAGCGCTCCAGACGACGTGAAGCGGGCGTATACCCTCCAGGCAAATTCCTACGTCAGCAAGCCCGCCAGCCTGGATGAGTTCCTGCACCTGATGACCCTGCTGGACGCCTACTGGTTTGGGGCGGCGAGCCTGCCGCGCACCTATCAGCCGTAAACCTGGCTGTGGGCGGCAGGAAAGGGAAGGCTGGCCGTGTGCCTGCCCCTTCCTGCCGCCTCCCCACGCTATGTCCGGTGACTGGACCTCGCCCGCATCACCACCATGGCGAGCAGGAAAACCCCGGGTGGCGGTGCTGTGCCTTCCAGATCCGGACTTCAGCCCAGCAGGTGCAGCCGGAGGACAGGTGCGTGATGCGGTAGACACCCAGACGCGGGGTGAAGTTCTTGTAGCGGGGGGGCCCGTTTTCGCAGGCCGGGGAGGGGGTCACCAATCTTCTCCTGACGGGGGGGTGGGGTGGGCGAGACTCTGGAAGGGCAGCGTTCCGTTCACTTCGCTCACCGCGCCGAGGGCAGGGTGGGCGAGCGAACGGGCATGAGCCCGGACGTCGGGTGGCCAGGTGGCCGTGGCTGCATCGAAGGCTTCCGGATCACGGGCGTACAGGGCGCGGGCCGCCTCCTGATAGCCGTGCAGATCGCCGGCCAGCACAACCATGAAGCGGTCGGCCGCTGTCTGAGACGCCAGCACCTGCTCGCGCTCCGGCTCGCGCCTCCGCGCCTCGTCGATCAAGCGGCGCAGGGCGGCCGAAGCGCCGTTGGGCTGGGCCTCCAGCCATTCCCAGTGCCGCGGCAGTAGGGTGACCTCCCGCGCCACCACCCCCAGCCGGGGCCGTCCACGCCCAACGGGTTTCTGCGGCGCTTGTGGCGGGGGCAGAATGCGCCCAAGCAGCGTGGGCACGTCCTCGCCCTCGCGCCAGTCGAAGCTGAGCGTTCGGCCCGTGCGGTCGTCGAACACCAGCAGGGGCACGGTGAGATCAAGCGTAGGGCGGCGCGCTTCCAGCTGTCCGAGCAACTCGGGCAATGGGGCCGTTGCCAGGTGGAGGGAGCCGTGAAAGGCCGTGTGGGTGGCATCACTCATGGCATTAATATTAGCCGGGTAAAAAGAGATGTCAATGTCAGCCGGGTGAAAGGGTGTGAATGGATATTTTCCGACCTGCGGTATGTTGGCCGCTCTGCACATCATAAGGGGGTTGAGAGGCACCTCTGGCTCGCCTGCAGACCTATTCGCCTCCTGCTCTTCCTGGAGCCGTGTAGCTCCTGACGTCTGCGTGACGGACTCGCCTCTTCCTGCCCTGTGCCTCCAGGCCCTGCACGACGCCGACAAAGTCGCGATTCCCCAAGCCACCTTGCTTGAGACGGTCCAGCTCATCCCCGTGGAGTGGAAGGTCATCCAGCGGCATCCGGGCATCGGCTGCGAGACGCTGCACCACATTCCCTCGCTGCTCCCCGCCACCCGCGCCGCCGCGCTGTACGACCAGGAACGCGGGAACGGCAGCGGGTACACCTGGGCCTGGCGGGCCGCGCTATTCCCCTCGCGGCCCGCGTCTTCTCTTCGCGGTGGTGGACGTCTACGACGGCCCGACGAGCGTACGGCCCCACAAGCGGCCTGGACCTGCGGAGAAGTGGCCGAGCGGCTGCTCCAGGAGGAGGGGTGCTGCTCGACGGGTGTGTCGACCACGCCTTTTTGAACCTCCTGACCGGAGGCGGTCTTCGCCCCTGAACCCCGAACGTTCGGAGAACCGCAGACCACCCGCGGCGAAGGCGGCCTGAACTTCCAGGGGTGCAGAGGAGGGAAACAGAAGGGCCGTACGACTCCCTTCCGTCCCTGGAGCAGCGCTCAGGACGACACGGGCGAGTGCAGGGCGGCTTCCCACCTGGGCAGGGAAGGGCCTTCCGGGAGGGGCAGCCACAGCACGGCCGTGACCAGCCGGGGATACAGCCGGCTGCCGAGAGCGTGCCCGTCAGTGGAACGGACCTGGTCGGTGGGACCGTGGGCCGCCGATCCGAGCTGCTGCCAGCGTACGTGCGCCGCGTCGCAGTGTGGATCGGGAGCCAACCCGAACACCGTTTCCGCGACGAACTGGCACAGGAAAATCTTGGACATCCAGGTGTTGGGGCTGGTGCTCGACAACTTCCAGCCTCCCGACACCGGGTCCAGACACCGGCCCGGTTGCAGGGCCGTCTGCAGGTGCTGACGCAGCCGGGCGACGAGCGGACCGTACGGCCCCGTCTCGCTGACCGCTTCCCGCAAGCCCAGCAGGAGCGGATAGACGAGGGCCTCGACCGC
The sequence above is a segment of the Deinococcus hopiensis KR-140 genome. Coding sequences within it:
- a CDS encoding LacI family DNA-binding transcriptional regulator, with the protein product MSASAPSSRVTIHDVARHAGVSHQTVSRVMNEHPSVAATTRQKVLDAIQALRYQPNLAARSLVTQRSGTLGVVGFGLTYYGPAQMIVNIEQAARGRGYGVALASIPELSETEIERAVLELRRQNVDGILLITPLRGADAERIRSLCGSVPFVLVDTTESSGVPGVTIDQKAGACLAAQHLVSLGHQRVALLSGPSRWHDARLRLEGWREALSEAGLTPAAVLEGDWSAGSGFGLTQELLAARTPFTGLLVGNDQMALGALWALHERGVAVPDDVSIVGFDDIPESRFFHPPLSTVRQDFAALGSLSLAALLEAIESPTSSRPAHVLTPELLVRASTAAPPSQS
- a CDS encoding HD-GYP domain-containing protein — translated: MPRPLSLAPHRRSAPLGSDGRGLASGDRSWPTPSPSTDAACGQTEALVCALLGQLGAYSAASLRHSFRVARKAGALGRALHLGPIQQRELHWSALLHDIGKLLVPLSILNKPTSLTPEERCWVNLHARGGAALLGRYGVLPPAVVGVARHHHDAWEGPGITLPVRIVAVTDVYDALISERPYKPAWTREAALAELWRRAGRCLDPELVALFAEIVERGD
- a CDS encoding biliverdin-producing heme oxygenase, whose translation is MAHLKQATRERHAEVEALMPVLDPALTQAAYIRLLRQLLGVVAPLEAQLLELPIPAAFGLEHRLRAPLLVRDLIALSAPTPVWPTRGMPAAPRLSGLGQGLGTLYVLEGSTLGGQVIGRHLRVALDITAEWGGAYFHAHGEGTGAMWRAFGEALNLWEGDAEEVVAGANLTFGAFADALRGVPA
- a CDS encoding ATP-binding protein, giving the protein MTGDARMARPEAAERELLPPTYLGGPAITTDNCEREPIHLPGSVQPHGALLTADANTHLILQVSAGAEGHLGQPPAALLGRPLSVLLPGSDLAPLLAALPPGSPDHRQYRAVLAQSGGNVALTCHRAGDLLVLEFEANGPPQQSGPQALRNAVFALESAPTLAELTWVAVQAVRELTGFDRVMIYRFAQDASGEVLAEARSEHLGSFLGHRFPESDIPAQARALYVRHLLRLTADTEAVPDVLEPRLNPQTGTPTPLGGAVLRATSPMHLQYLRNMGVRSSLSVSIVVDGQLWGLISCHHGAAHVVEPETRTALEYLGRLLSLQVQVKERADTDAFRRGLQARRARIVEAAAHSLAPLETFSDKGLDLAGLMRAGGVVAFFEGGWQAQGQTPPAPWIEALLAWLRTREGTLIHTDALAEQWPGAAEYMDTASGLLAISVSGGWSEGLVWLRPEIRAEVAWGGATPEQAKGQLGPRRSFETYVETVRGRSVPWHPGEIEEAGELGQALTSALGARLNVVRDLNRALERSNAEWRQYAFVIAHDMQEPVRLISQFAELFHLRFGGQVDAGGERMLRFMLDETTRLRALTRDLHTYTALLSAPPPVRRPVPLARLVQDALHTLADRVEETAAAVEVSPDLPVLQADAGDLRELLLQLLANALTFSGGRSPRVQLGATRASGAWKITVRDEGPGIAPEFQEKVFGLFQRLGRREDSPGSGIGLALARLAAERHGGTLTVSSTPGRGSVFTLHLPDLREASGEA
- a CDS encoding response regulator, whose translation is MRREGVKLLLVEDNPADVFLMETALELSALPVTLEVARDGVEALEQLEAGKAAERFPDLILLDLNMPRLDGFEVLAALREDPALRHLAVVVFTTSSAPDDVKRAYTLQANSYVSKPASLDEFLHLMTLLDAYWFGAASLPRTYQP
- a CDS encoding DUF2239 family protein, whose translation is MSDATHTAFHGSLHLATAPLPELLGQLEARRPTLDLTVPLLVFDDRTGRTLSFDWREGEDVPTLLGRILPPPQAPQKPVGRGRPRLGVVAREVTLLPRHWEWLEAQPNGASAALRRLIDEARRREPEREQVLASQTAADRFMVVLAGDLHGYQEAARALYARDPEAFDAATATWPPDVRAHARSLAHPALGAVSEVNGTLPFQSLAHPTPPSGEDW
- a CDS encoding HD domain-containing phosphohydrolase, which encodes MTDSPLPALCLQALHDADKVAIPQATLLETVQLIPVEWKVIQRHPGIGCETLHHIPSLLPATRAAALYDQERGNGSGYTWAWRAALFPSRPASSLRGGGRLRRPDERTAPQAAWTCGEVAERLLQEEGCCSTGVSTTPF